In Vibrio diazotrophicus, the following proteins share a genomic window:
- the fabB gene encoding beta-ketoacyl-ACP synthase I — MKRVVITGMGIVSSIGNNVEEVLSSLKAGKSGITGSEQFKEQGLRSQVWGNLKMNPADHIDRKQMRFMGDAAAFAYLSMEQAIADAGLAPEQVSNDRTGIVAGSGGASSLNQVIAVDTLREKGVKRIGPYMVPRTMSSTVSACLATPFKIRGVNYSISSACATSAHCIGHAMELIQLGKQDIVFAGGGEELDWSLTMMFDAMGALSTKYNDSPDKASRTYDADRDGFVISGGGGMVVIEELEHALARGAKIYGEIVGYGATSDGYDMVAPSGEGAVRCMKMAMQGIDKVDYVNTHGTSTPVGDVKELGAIQEVFGGNSPAISATKAMTGHALGAAGVHEAIYSTLMLHHGFIAPSINIDNLDEAAAGLDIVSEMREQELTTVMSNSFGFGGTNATLVIKKYEA, encoded by the coding sequence ATGAAACGAGTCGTAATCACCGGTATGGGTATTGTTTCAAGTATCGGTAACAACGTCGAAGAAGTTTTATCGTCTCTTAAAGCTGGCAAATCAGGCATCACAGGCTCTGAGCAATTTAAAGAGCAAGGTCTTCGCTCACAAGTTTGGGGTAACTTGAAGATGAACCCTGCTGACCATATCGATCGCAAACAGATGCGCTTTATGGGTGATGCGGCGGCATTTGCTTACCTATCAATGGAACAAGCAATCGCTGATGCGGGTCTTGCTCCTGAACAAGTTTCTAATGATCGTACAGGTATCGTTGCAGGTTCTGGTGGTGCATCATCACTGAACCAAGTGATCGCTGTTGATACTCTACGTGAGAAAGGCGTGAAGCGTATTGGTCCATACATGGTACCGCGCACAATGTCTTCAACGGTTTCTGCATGTTTGGCAACGCCATTCAAAATCCGTGGTGTGAACTACTCAATCAGTTCTGCATGTGCAACTTCGGCACACTGTATTGGTCACGCTATGGAGCTTATCCAACTAGGCAAACAAGACATCGTATTTGCAGGTGGTGGTGAAGAGCTAGACTGGTCATTGACTATGATGTTCGATGCAATGGGCGCACTATCTACTAAATACAATGATTCACCAGACAAAGCGTCTCGCACTTATGACGCAGACCGCGACGGTTTCGTTATCTCTGGTGGCGGCGGTATGGTTGTTATCGAAGAACTTGAGCATGCTCTTGCTCGTGGCGCGAAAATCTACGGCGAGATCGTAGGTTACGGTGCGACTTCTGACGGCTATGACATGGTTGCGCCATCAGGTGAAGGTGCTGTACGTTGTATGAAGATGGCAATGCAAGGCATCGACAAAGTGGATTACGTGAACACTCACGGTACATCAACACCTGTTGGTGACGTGAAAGAACTTGGTGCTATCCAAGAAGTGTTCGGCGGCAACAGCCCAGCAATTTCTGCAACGAAAGCAATGACAGGTCATGCTCTAGGTGCAGCGGGTGTACACGAAGCGATTTACTCAACTCTAATGCTACACCACGGCTTCATCGCGCCGAGCATTAACATCGATAACCTAGACGAAGCAGCTGCTGGTCTGGATATTGTAAGTGAAATGCGTGAGCAAGAGCTAACAACAGTTATGTCAAACAGCTTTGGATTCGGTGGCACTAACGCCACTCTAGTAATCAAGAAGTACGAAGCTTAA
- the mnmC gene encoding bifunctional tRNA (5-methylaminomethyl-2-thiouridine)(34)-methyltransferase MnmD/FAD-dependent 5-carboxymethylaminomethyl-2-thiouridine(34) oxidoreductase MnmC, translating into MTSITNAQLGWNDAGTPVSDQFDDVYFSNVNGLEETRYVFLTQNNLPQRWQDYDQKRFVIAETGFGTGLNFLAVWHWFEKFRQQNPEAILQSLHFISFEKFPLSKADLIKAHESWPELADYAQQLHEFYPIAVPECHRIVLADGAITLDLWFGDIKDCMPKVPTLKQGIVDAWFLDGFAPSKNPEMWNQELFNGMAKLAKQDCTCATFTAAGFVRRGLIEAGFDMKKVKGFGTKREMIAGKLKDKAAYSNIKPWFHVEATDNLHDVAIIGGGIASAALAKTLTARGISVSMYCKDEAPAEGASGNRQGAVYPLLNSEHSGVSRVFAPAFLFARQFIDQAAKTVSFDHDWCGVTQLMWDDKSTKKLDTMLKADFSPELVSKHNVDQTNQMVRLPVDVESLSYPMGGWLSPAQLTQGLIAELEQQGKLKVYYQHHVDSLDWQEEEKQWQLTCGEKKLHHQAVVIATGHLFDSLTQTQFVPLGKVKGQVSHIPTNHELQQLNTVLCYDGYMTPCNPNNQHHCIGASYDRSHLDQEFDPQAQVENAQRLKNCLPQQAWPNSVDVSENQSRQGIRCVSRDHLPFVGNVGNFEAITEQYSELNGMSESDASDIAQYPQLYSLLGLGSRGLSSAPLMAELLASQMSGDPLPLPNDVLETLHPSRMWVRKLRKGKALTEK; encoded by the coding sequence ATGACATCCATTACTAACGCACAGCTTGGCTGGAATGATGCCGGAACGCCGGTTTCAGACCAGTTCGATGATGTTTATTTTTCAAACGTCAATGGACTGGAAGAAACTCGCTATGTGTTTCTAACACAAAATAATCTTCCTCAAAGATGGCAAGATTATGACCAAAAGCGTTTTGTCATTGCCGAAACAGGATTCGGTACTGGATTAAACTTCCTCGCAGTTTGGCATTGGTTTGAGAAGTTTAGACAGCAAAACCCCGAAGCGATACTACAATCGTTACATTTCATCAGTTTTGAGAAGTTCCCGCTAAGTAAGGCTGACTTAATTAAAGCGCATGAATCTTGGCCTGAACTGGCTGATTACGCACAACAACTCCATGAATTCTATCCGATTGCCGTTCCTGAATGTCACCGTATTGTCTTAGCCGATGGTGCAATTACTCTCGATTTGTGGTTTGGTGACATTAAAGACTGTATGCCAAAAGTGCCAACTCTCAAGCAAGGCATTGTTGATGCTTGGTTTTTAGACGGCTTCGCACCAAGCAAAAACCCTGAAATGTGGAACCAAGAGCTGTTCAATGGCATGGCAAAACTGGCTAAACAAGATTGTACCTGCGCAACTTTCACGGCGGCGGGTTTCGTGCGTAGAGGTTTAATCGAAGCAGGCTTTGATATGAAGAAAGTCAAAGGCTTCGGTACTAAGCGAGAAATGATTGCCGGTAAGCTTAAAGATAAAGCGGCGTACAGCAACATTAAACCTTGGTTCCATGTTGAAGCGACTGACAATCTGCATGACGTTGCGATTATTGGTGGTGGTATTGCCAGTGCTGCTCTTGCAAAAACACTCACAGCAAGAGGTATATCGGTCTCTATGTATTGCAAAGATGAAGCCCCTGCGGAAGGCGCGTCGGGCAATCGTCAGGGTGCAGTATATCCTCTGCTTAATAGCGAACACTCTGGCGTATCACGTGTGTTTGCTCCAGCCTTTTTATTTGCTCGCCAATTTATCGACCAAGCGGCAAAGACCGTTTCGTTTGACCATGACTGGTGTGGCGTGACTCAGCTAATGTGGGATGACAAATCGACCAAGAAACTGGACACCATGTTGAAAGCGGATTTCTCGCCGGAATTGGTATCCAAACATAATGTTGATCAGACCAACCAAATGGTGAGATTGCCGGTAGATGTGGAAAGTCTCTCCTACCCTATGGGCGGCTGGCTGTCTCCTGCTCAGTTAACTCAAGGCTTAATTGCTGAGCTAGAGCAACAAGGTAAGCTAAAGGTTTACTACCAGCACCATGTTGATTCGCTCGACTGGCAAGAGGAAGAAAAACAGTGGCAACTGACCTGTGGAGAGAAAAAGCTCCACCATCAAGCGGTTGTTATTGCCACTGGGCATCTGTTTGATAGCCTGACGCAAACACAATTTGTCCCTCTCGGTAAAGTAAAAGGGCAAGTAAGTCATATCCCAACCAACCACGAATTGCAGCAATTAAACACTGTGCTCTGCTATGACGGTTATATGACGCCTTGTAACCCGAACAATCAACATCACTGTATCGGTGCCAGTTACGACCGTTCACACTTAGATCAAGAGTTTGATCCACAGGCTCAAGTTGAAAACGCTCAGCGCCTCAAAAACTGCTTACCTCAGCAAGCATGGCCAAACAGTGTCGATGTGAGCGAGAACCAATCTCGCCAAGGCATTCGCTGCGTGAGTCGCGATCACCTTCCGTTTGTGGGTAACGTTGGGAACTTTGAAGCAATTACAGAACAATACTCCGAACTAAACGGGATGAGCGAGAGCGACGCTTCTGATATTGCCCAATATCCTCAGTTGTATTCATTACTTGGGTTGGGCTCGCGCGGTTTGAGTTCCGCGCCACTCATGGCTGAACTGCTCGCCTCACAAATGAGTGGTGACCCGTTGCCTCTGCCTAACGATGTGCTTGAAACCCTTCATCCAAGCAGAATGTGGGTAAGAAAGCTGCGCAAAGGGAAAGCGTTAACAGAGAAGTAA
- a CDS encoding NADPH-dependent FMN reductase: protein MKVIAFGASTSSTSINKALATYTANLIDGAEVQVLDINNYNVPMFSEDLEKEIGQAEGALGFLRDLAQADAFVISFAEHNGHYPAAYKNLFDWATRIDREIFKNKPAVYLATSPGPGGASSVLAAASGSAGYFGGNVKATVSVPNFYDNFDMESGVVTDESIAAQLKEAVAKLAA, encoded by the coding sequence ATGAAAGTTATCGCATTCGGTGCAAGCACCAGTTCAACCTCTATTAACAAAGCATTGGCAACTTATACAGCAAATTTGATTGATGGTGCTGAAGTTCAAGTGCTGGACATCAACAACTACAACGTACCTATGTTCAGCGAAGATCTTGAAAAAGAGATTGGTCAGGCTGAAGGCGCGTTAGGCTTCCTACGTGATTTAGCACAGGCAGATGCATTTGTTATCTCTTTTGCTGAGCACAACGGTCACTACCCTGCAGCGTACAAAAACCTGTTTGACTGGGCGACTCGTATCGACCGTGAAATATTTAAAAATAAACCAGCGGTATACTTAGCAACATCACCTGGTCCTGGCGGCGCATCATCAGTATTAGCTGCTGCTTCAGGCTCTGCTGGCTACTTCGGTGGCAACGTAAAAGCAACAGTTTCAGTACCAAACTTCTACGACAATTTCGATATGGAAAGCGGTGTAGTAACTGATGAAAGCATCGCGGCTCAACTAAAAGAAGCGGTAGCAAAACTGGCTGCTTAA
- a CDS encoding YfcL family protein, producing MIIEFEEKLLELIDTRIATASDDELFAGGYLRGHISLSAASCEEEGIEDIAELKVRIEKSLEEARSELTPADRIIVSDLWNELSNQA from the coding sequence ATGATTATTGAATTTGAAGAAAAACTTTTAGAGCTGATTGATACACGTATTGCCACTGCATCGGATGATGAACTGTTTGCTGGTGGTTATTTACGTGGGCACATTTCACTATCCGCAGCATCGTGTGAAGAAGAAGGCATTGAAGACATCGCTGAGCTAAAAGTACGTATTGAAAAAAGTTTGGAAGAGGCTCGCTCTGAGTTGACGCCAGCAGACCGTATTATTGTGTCTGACTTATGGAACGAGTTATCGAACCAAGCTTAG
- a CDS encoding elongation factor P hydroxylase encodes MSHQYTDLIDIFNQTFFSSFNTKLELGGDEPVYLPADDKVDYHRIIFARGFYASALHEIAHWCVAGPERRLLEDFGYWYHPDGRSEQVQAEFEKVEIRPQAYEWILALSAGFPFTVSCDNLSGDFEPDRLAFMAKVHQEVLSILQHGLPERVKMLSQALQSFYQTPELTADQFVIK; translated from the coding sequence ATGTCTCACCAATACACTGATTTGATCGACATCTTTAACCAAACCTTCTTCAGTTCGTTTAACACTAAGCTGGAGTTAGGCGGTGACGAGCCTGTCTACTTACCTGCTGATGATAAGGTGGATTATCACCGGATTATCTTTGCTCGCGGCTTCTATGCTTCTGCTTTGCATGAAATTGCGCACTGGTGTGTGGCTGGCCCTGAACGTCGTTTATTGGAAGATTTTGGTTACTGGTATCATCCCGATGGTCGTTCTGAGCAAGTGCAGGCAGAGTTCGAGAAAGTCGAAATTCGTCCCCAAGCTTATGAGTGGATACTGGCGCTCAGTGCAGGGTTTCCTTTTACGGTAAGTTGTGACAACCTTAGCGGCGATTTTGAACCAGACCGTCTGGCATTCATGGCGAAAGTCCATCAAGAAGTCTTGAGTATTTTGCAACATGGATTACCTGAACGAGTGAAAATGCTTTCTCAGGCATTGCAGTCGTTTTATCAGACACCAGAACTAACGGCTGATCAGTTTGTGATTAAGTAA
- a CDS encoding trimeric intracellular cation channel family protein encodes MLLSVLYIIGITAEAMTGALSAGRKKMDWFGVMLVASATAIGGGTVRDILLGHYPLGWVENPEFLLITCVAGVVTTGVYKWVIKLKGLFIRLDALGLIVFSIIGTKVAMGMGLHEVICVVSALVTGVFGGLLRDLICRQQPLVLHDELYASVALVASVLYLALLKFGVNDVTSTIITLVVGYLLRMAAVRFKWRLPSFHLEAENSIH; translated from the coding sequence ATGCTGCTCAGCGTTTTGTACATTATCGGGATTACAGCGGAAGCCATGACTGGTGCCCTCAGCGCTGGTCGCAAAAAGATGGATTGGTTTGGTGTCATGTTAGTCGCCAGCGCTACAGCTATTGGTGGCGGAACCGTACGTGATATTTTGCTGGGTCATTACCCTCTAGGCTGGGTAGAGAATCCAGAATTTCTTTTGATTACCTGCGTTGCGGGCGTTGTGACAACCGGTGTTTACAAATGGGTGATCAAGCTTAAAGGTCTGTTTATTCGCTTAGATGCTCTGGGTTTGATTGTATTCAGTATTATCGGCACCAAAGTGGCAATGGGCATGGGGCTGCATGAAGTAATCTGTGTGGTGTCCGCGCTGGTAACCGGTGTATTTGGCGGTTTGCTGCGTGATCTGATTTGTCGCCAACAACCTTTGGTATTGCATGACGAGCTGTATGCTTCCGTGGCACTTGTCGCCTCAGTGCTCTATTTAGCATTATTAAAATTTGGGGTGAATGATGTGACCAGCACCATCATTACTTTAGTGGTCGGTTACCTGCTACGCATGGCTGCGGTCCGTTTTAAATGGCGTTTACCGTCTTTTCACCTTGAAGCTGAGAACTCGATTCACTGA
- the aroC gene encoding chorismate synthase, with product MAGNSIGQHFRVTTFGESHGIALGCIVDGCPPGLEISEADLQLDLDRRRPGTSRYTTQRREPDEVKILSGVFEGKTTGTSIGLLIENTDQRSKDYSEIKDKFRPGHADYTYHQKYGIRDYRGGGRSSARETAMRVAAGGIAKKYLKQEFGVEIRAYLSQMGDISIDKVDWNEIENNAFFCPDVDKVEAFDQLIRDLKKEGDSIGAKIQVVATNLPVGLGEPVFDRLDADIAHALMSINAVKGVEIGDGFDVVNQRGSEHRDPLSPEGFKSNHAGGILGGISTGQDIIANIALKPTSSITVPGDTITRAGEPTQLITKGRHDPCVGIRAVPIAEAMLAIVLMDHLLRHRGQNHGVTTETPHI from the coding sequence ATGGCAGGAAACAGTATCGGACAACATTTCCGAGTAACCACATTCGGAGAAAGTCACGGTATCGCACTTGGATGTATCGTAGACGGATGCCCTCCGGGACTTGAGATTAGCGAGGCGGATTTACAACTCGACCTAGACCGTCGCCGCCCGGGCACATCTCGTTATACCACTCAGCGCCGTGAACCGGATGAAGTGAAAATTCTTTCTGGGGTTTTTGAAGGAAAAACCACAGGAACGTCGATTGGATTACTGATTGAAAATACCGATCAGCGTTCAAAAGATTATTCAGAAATCAAAGATAAATTCCGCCCAGGGCACGCTGACTACACCTACCATCAAAAGTACGGCATTCGTGATTACCGTGGTGGTGGCCGTTCGTCTGCTCGTGAAACGGCAATGCGCGTTGCTGCTGGTGGTATTGCGAAGAAATATCTGAAGCAAGAATTTGGTGTTGAGATCCGTGCTTACTTATCACAAATGGGTGATATCTCGATTGATAAAGTGGATTGGAATGAAATCGAAAACAACGCTTTCTTCTGTCCAGATGTCGATAAAGTGGAAGCATTCGACCAACTGATTCGTGACCTGAAAAAAGAAGGTGATTCTATCGGTGCCAAAATACAGGTGGTTGCAACCAATCTGCCTGTCGGTTTAGGTGAGCCGGTATTTGATCGCTTAGATGCAGACATCGCACATGCGTTGATGAGCATTAACGCGGTGAAAGGTGTCGAAATCGGTGATGGTTTTGATGTGGTCAATCAACGTGGCAGTGAGCACCGTGACCCACTTTCTCCGGAAGGTTTTAAGAGCAACCACGCAGGCGGTATCTTAGGTGGCATTTCTACGGGGCAGGACATTATCGCGAACATTGCACTTAAACCAACATCGAGCATTACGGTTCCGGGTGACACTATCACTCGTGCTGGTGAACCAACGCAACTGATTACGAAAGGTCGTCATGACCCATGTGTTGGTATTCGCGCGGTGCCAATTGCTGAAGCTATGCTGGCGATTGTATTGATGGATCATTTGTTGCGCCATCGTGGTCAGAACCACGGTGTAACTACAGAGACACCACACATCTAA